Proteins from one Aedes aegypti strain LVP_AGWG unplaced genomic scaffold, AaegL5.0 Primary Assembly AGWG_AaegL5_hic_scaff_658_PBJ_arrow, whole genome shotgun sequence genomic window:
- the LOC5577738 gene encoding bypass of stop codon protein 1 encodes SLACFTPEGINVTDAPDNTTDAGEITTELDVVTETVATEFDNETEVTNAKLVGVKVESLVESDEVTTQVTTVEDTTLEIEHSSTTPSTTTTTVVYKLFHPNITTDSTTTTQSSTTVSSTAASSESSTSTTIASDASTTSASTTAESSKADSSVAVSQTDAPSTTAASPDVATSTISPTATNTTYQTTVSTEPNSTVILVTPEVQSSTLVTPLAASSTIVNNALCKTTYDPATNLKITSCATSATTTKSERKRSVDSNVELLATW; translated from the coding sequence CTCTTTGGCGTGTTTCACCCCGGAAGGTATCAACGTAACCGATGCACCTGACAATACCACGGATGCTGGAGAAATCACTACGGAGCTGGATGTGGTAACGGAAACAGTGGCAACCGAGTTTGACAATGAAACAGAAGTGACCAATGCCAAGTTGGTAGGtgtgaaggtggaaagtttagtGGAATCCGACGAAGTTACAACCCAAGTCACCACGGTTGAGGATACGACATTGGAGATTGAGCATAGTAGCACAACTCCTTCCACGACTACCACGACGGTAGTTTACAAATTATTCCACCCCAATATTACCACTGATTCAACTACAACCACTCAATCATCAACAACGGTGTCTTCCACTGCTGCATCATCGGAATCATCCACATCGACTACTATCGCTTCAGATGCCTCGACAACTTCTGCTTCAACAACTGCTGAATCATCGAAAGCTGACTCATCTGTTGCCGTTTCTCAAACCGATGCTCCCTCAACCACTGCAGCGTCGCCTGATGTAGCAACTTCAACCATTTCACCGACAGCAACCAACACTACGTACCAAACGACTGTATCCACTGAACCCAATTCTACAGTGATCTTGGTGACCCCGGAGGTTCAATCCTCTACCTTGGTCACTCCGCTAGCGGCTTCCTCCACCATCGTGAACAACGCACTCTGCAAAACCACCTACGATCCGGCAACCAACCTGAAGATAACGTCCTGCGCGACATCGGCAACAACCACCAAGAGCGAACGGAAACGATCCGTCGATAGTAACGTTGAACTCTTGGCGACTTGGTGA